Proteins co-encoded in one Melanotaenia boesemani isolate fMelBoe1 chromosome 23, fMelBoe1.pri, whole genome shotgun sequence genomic window:
- the LOC121634402 gene encoding protein mono-ADP-ribosyltransferase PARP11: MFQNEVEYMDTSDTPWSWYYLADCGRWHRFEDDPDNPFSSENIENYYLRDSKAVLKISSSSCHNQIDFSVMLQTDLTTGRKRRIQRSYKIERSCSCFTAAPVFWERFDPTLPYQLIPLSDVTPEYQTVASYVKHEGLLNKPIVSISRIQNLDLWEIYCRKKKHLMRIQHVKEIQERRLFHGTDIKNVDSICKYNFDLRLAGQNGNVFGKGIYFATHASYADKYSTSSSRPLPLHGQDGGHRDYTKIMFLARVMVGNSIVGERHFQKPDHGSLENSHDSCVDDISPPRMFVIFDPNQIYPEYLVQYR; encoded by the exons ATGTTTCAAAATGAAGTGGAATATATGGACACATCAGATACCCCGTGGTCTTGGTATTACCTGGCAGATTGTGGGAGGTGGCACCGGTTTGAG GATGACCCTGATAACCCCTTCAGCAGTGAGAATATTGAGAATTACTACCTGAGAGATTCAAAAGCAGTTCTGAAGATCTCATCAAGCAGCTGCCACAACCAGATTGATTTCTCTG TAATGTTGCAGACCGATCTCACCAcagggaggaaaagaagaatcCAACGAAGCTACAAAATTGAAAGAAG ctgctccTGTTTCACCGCCGCACCTGTTTTCTGGGAAAGATTTGATCCCACACTTCCATACCAG TTAATTCCTCTGAGTGACGTCACCCCTGAGTATCAGACTGTGGCAAGTTATGTGAAGCACGAGGGGCTCCTGAACAAACCCATTGTATCAATCAGCAGAATACAGAATTTGGACCTCTGGGAAATATATTGCAG gaaaaagaagcacCTGATGAGGATTCAACATGTGAAAGAAATTCAAGAGAGAAGACTTTTCCATGGGACAGACATTAAAAATGTCGACAGCATTTGCAAATATAACTTTGATTTACGGTTAGCCGGACAAAATGGCAACGTATTTGGAAAAG gaaTATATTTTGCCACTCATGCATCGTACGCGGACAAATACAGCACCAGCAGCTCGCGTCCATTGCCGCTACATGGCCAGGATGGTGGACACCGTGACTAcactaaaataatgtttttggcGCGAGTAATGGTTGGAAACTCAATTGTTGGAGAACGTCATTTTCAGAAACCAGATCACGGAAGTCTTGAAAACTCACACGACAGCTGTGTGGATGATATCAGTCCCCCTAGAATGTTTGTTATATTTGATCCGAATCAGATTTATCCAGAATATCTTGTTCAATACAGATAA